The Imtechella halotolerans DNA window AAGAATGTGTTTTTAAAATCCTATGAGGTATGGACACTAACCAATGGGGAATTTGATCCTACCGTTGGAGGTTTAGTTAATGCCTGGGGGTTTGGTACAGAACAGCCTATTGATAATATTTCTCAAAAGGACATTGATAGTATTTTACAATTTACTGGTTTTGATAAGGTCACCCTTACTAAGGAAGGACGTATTATTAAAACGCATCCCCAAGTGACACTTAATTTTAGTGGTCTTTCTAAAGGATATGCGATCGATCGTATTGGTGCTATGTTTGAAAGTAATGGTATTAAGGAATATTATATTCAAATGGGAGCAGAAATGCTGGTTAAAGGAGAGAAATTTAAAACTGTTCATGATGCTCCTATAACTATTGAGAATCCTGATGGTCAAAATCCACAACAGTTATCTGTAAAGTTTACAATGGAAAATCAATCTTTAGGGACATCTGGTAACTATCGTCGTTTTAGGGTTGATTCTGAAACAGGTGAGCATTATGTGCATACAATTAACGTAAAGACTGGATATCCACAGCAGAGTAATGTATTAAGTTCTTTGGTACTTAGTACCGGATCCGCAATGGAAGCCGATGCATACGCCACTGCATTGTTAGTCATGAAATTAGAAGATGCCAAGCAACTCCTTAAGAAAATTGATCACATTGAAGGATTTATTGTCAGCGCTGATGCTGATGGGGATATTCAACAATATACTACGCAAGGATTCAGGGAGGCAGAAAAAATTGAAGGACAATTCAAACAATAAAATACTTTTTAATGACAAAAAACTTTTATCTAGCTTTAGTTGGTTTATCGCTTTTCATGTTTTCATGTTCTAAAAAGCAACCTCAAATTCATATTATTCATGGTAATGCACAAGGTAGTACATATACCATTAAGTATGTGTCTGATTCAGATATCGACTTAAAACCAGCTATTGATTCTATTTTAGAGGTGATTGACCTTTCCATGTCAACCTATAGAGAGGAATCTATTATTTCACGAGTAAATGCAGGGGATAGCACATTGGTGGTAGATGCACATTTTATAAATGTATTTAACAAGGCTCAAGAAGTATGGAAGGCAAGTAACGGATTGTTTGATCCTACCGTAGGGGTTCTTGTTAATGCCTGGGGGTTTGGCCCTCAGAAAGGGATACAACCACCTTCTCCAGTTCAAATTGACAGCTTACTAGATTTTGTTGGATTTGATAAGGTTGTGTTAACTGATAAACATACCATTGCCAAACGAAATCCTTTTGTTTCATTTGATTTTAATGCTATTGCGCAGGGGTATACAGTAGATGTGATTTCGGATTATTTATTGGGGAAAAATATAAATGATTTTATTACCGAAGTAGGTGGCGAAATGATTGCCATGGGCAAAAATACGGTTGAAGACAAAGATTGGATCATAGGTATAGATGACCCTCTTCAGCGTCCTGAAGAGCGTTCTCTAATCGCTAAAATCCGTTTGCAAGGGAAAGGAATGGCTACCTCGGGAAATTATAGAAAAGTAATTATTGATAGTGTGACAGGGCAACAGTATGTTCATACGATTAATCCTATTACAGGTTACACGCAAAGGAGTACTATATTAAGTGTGACGGTTTTATCGAATACCTGCATGGAGGCTGATGCCTATGCCACCGCTTTTATGGTTATGGGAGTTGAAGATGTTATTGGTTTTTCATCCCAACATCCTGAGTTGGAACTTATGCTTTTTTATGCAGATTCAGATAATATTGTACAGCAATACGTTTCTGATGGCTTTAAGAATCTAGTGGTTCCTTAAATTTATTTAGAACATACAGGAATGATTTCTCCAGGAGCCAATCGATATAAATTAATCCATTCCTGGGGAATTTTTTTTGTGTAATTCTCTTCAATTACCTGGAAACCAATTGATCGAAGTTTGTCGAAATAATCCATCCCATACACACGAACATGGTCATATTGACCAAAAATTTCAGCCCTTTTATTAGGGTCCGTAATGGAATTGTCTTCAAAAGTAGTTGTTCTGTTATAATCTTGAGGTATTTGGAAAATACCCATACCCCCTGGTTTTAAAATTCTATACAACTCTTTCATGGCCAAGGTATCATTAGGTATATGTTCTAGGACATGATTACACAGAATGATATCAAAGCTATTATCCTCAAACGGTAAGTCGCATATATCTGCTTTAACATCGGCTAGAGGTGAGTGTAAATCAGTAGTAGTATAGTCTAAATTCTTTAACTTTTTAAATCTTTTATAAAAGGCTTGTTCAGGAGCAAAATGTAATACTTTTTTAGGGGCTGAAAAAAAATCTGTTTCTCGAGATAAATATAACCAAAGTAATCTATGGCGTTCAAGCGAGAGTGTGGAAGGTGATAATACATTTTCTCGTTGCTTTCCATAGCCGTATGGAAGGAAGGAACGGAACTTTTTACCGTCAATCGGATCCTGAAATGTGGTACCTCGAAGCAAAAATGCCATTAGTGGTCTTACAGCATAACTGAATCTTATAAGCAGTGGCCTGGGTATGGTATTTAATACTAGCTTGAAAAGCTTCTTCATTTTAAATGAAATTTATAACCTTAAGTAGGAGTGTAATAATAAAGGAAACTATTATTAAACATAGATATAGCGCAATTCCAAAAAGACAAAATCTTACAATCGAAAGGAGTGTTTGCTTAGTGTTTAATTCGTATAATTTTTTAAACGTATAAATGCTAATAATAAATGAAAATGCAATTTGAATAGTAAAAAATAAACCTGTTAGGTGTAGTGTGTTAAGGAAAAGTAATTGTAATAAAATGGAAAAATAACCTATATTGGTTTGTAAATATGAATTGAAAACGAGGTGTTCTGAAAAATTATTTCCTCTTTTTTTAAAGGTTGCAAAGGTTGTTAAAGCATAAAAAGGTATCGACAGTATAATTACAAAATTATAATAGTTGAACATATTAGTTAGTAACCATTGGGTGTTAACATCTACACTTTTCTCAGCAGTTGTTGAGATGTTTTCATTCAGGTTTGCTGTTACTTCATAAACCTCTACAAATGGAAATATTTTGTAAAATATTACTGCAATTGTAGCGTATAGAGCTAAATATGAAAAAGGTTGAAAGTATTTTTTCCTAGCACCGCTTATATACGCTTCTAACACATCCTTTGGATTTTTAAATAATCCAAAAAATGTTCGCCAGAAGTTGTTGTCCCAACTTAAAAAAGGGCCTACAAATTCTTCCCATGTGCCTTTTAATGATAAGCGATTATGTACAATTTTACTGCCACAATGAGCACAATAGTTATCGTCAGGGCTTATTGTGTACGTACAGCTTTTGCAGTTCATATATTAAATAACTAAGGGTACTTGTCGAAATTCATCTTCTTCATTTGAAGAGATTCCCAATGCCTCGTAAATATATGCAAAAGTTGAAAGTAATTCAGGTTTCCCATTTACAATAGCCACATCATGCTCAAAATGTGCGCTAGGTTTTCCATCTGCAGTAAGAATAGTCCATCCATCTTTTAGTTGTTTGATACGATGCGTCCCCAAATTAATCATTGGTTCTATGGCAACAACCATTCCTTCCTGAAAGAGTTTACCTTTACCTCTTTTACCATAGTTTGGCATTTCTGGGTCTTCATGCATTTTTTGTCCTAGACCATGTCCAACTAGTTCTCTTACCACACCATATCCATGGTTTTCACAGTACTGTTGAATGGCAAATCCAACATCGCCAACCCGATTACCAGCCTTGAATTGACGTATACCAACATATAGTGATTCTTTGGTAATTTTGAGAAGTTTTTTTGAAGCAGCATCTACTTCACCAACCTCAAATGTATAGGCGTGATCTCCATAGAATCCATTTTTTAAAGCACCACAGTCAATAGAAATGATATCACCTTCTTGTAAGGGGATGTTATTAGGGATTCCATGTACTACTTGCGCATTTGGACTCATGCAAAGTGAATTAGGAAAGCCATACATTCCAAGGAATGCCGGTGTTGCGCCATGGTCCCTTATGAAAGTTTCTG harbors:
- a CDS encoding FAD:protein FMN transferase; this encodes MKKLLWIVFVGLVFSSCNRESNLITNTGFAFGRTYTIKYYALDAETDFKDEIELLLNEINKSISVYLPTSDVSRINDGDNSIVVDEHFKNVFLKSYEVWTLTNGEFDPTVGGLVNAWGFGTEQPIDNISQKDIDSILQFTGFDKVTLTKEGRIIKTHPQVTLNFSGLSKGYAIDRIGAMFESNGIKEYYIQMGAEMLVKGEKFKTVHDAPITIENPDGQNPQQLSVKFTMENQSLGTSGNYRRFRVDSETGEHYVHTINVKTGYPQQSNVLSSLVLSTGSAMEADAYATALLVMKLEDAKQLLKKIDHIEGFIVSADADGDIQQYTTQGFREAEKIEGQFKQ
- a CDS encoding FAD:protein FMN transferase, encoding MTKNFYLALVGLSLFMFSCSKKQPQIHIIHGNAQGSTYTIKYVSDSDIDLKPAIDSILEVIDLSMSTYREESIISRVNAGDSTLVVDAHFINVFNKAQEVWKASNGLFDPTVGVLVNAWGFGPQKGIQPPSPVQIDSLLDFVGFDKVVLTDKHTIAKRNPFVSFDFNAIAQGYTVDVISDYLLGKNINDFITEVGGEMIAMGKNTVEDKDWIIGIDDPLQRPEERSLIAKIRLQGKGMATSGNYRKVIIDSVTGQQYVHTINPITGYTQRSTILSVTVLSNTCMEADAYATAFMVMGVEDVIGFSSQHPELELMLFYADSDNIVQQYVSDGFKNLVVP
- a CDS encoding class I SAM-dependent methyltransferase, with amino-acid sequence MKKLFKLVLNTIPRPLLIRFSYAVRPLMAFLLRGTTFQDPIDGKKFRSFLPYGYGKQRENVLSPSTLSLERHRLLWLYLSRETDFFSAPKKVLHFAPEQAFYKRFKKLKNLDYTTTDLHSPLADVKADICDLPFEDNSFDIILCNHVLEHIPNDTLAMKELYRILKPGGMGIFQIPQDYNRTTTFEDNSITDPNKRAEIFGQYDHVRVYGMDYFDKLRSIGFQVIEENYTKKIPQEWINLYRLAPGEIIPVCSK
- a CDS encoding DUF3667 domain-containing protein, giving the protein MNCKSCTYTISPDDNYCAHCGSKIVHNRLSLKGTWEEFVGPFLSWDNNFWRTFFGLFKNPKDVLEAYISGARKKYFQPFSYLALYATIAVIFYKIFPFVEVYEVTANLNENISTTAEKSVDVNTQWLLTNMFNYYNFVIILSIPFYALTTFATFKKRGNNFSEHLVFNSYLQTNIGYFSILLQLLFLNTLHLTGLFFTIQIAFSFIISIYTFKKLYELNTKQTLLSIVRFCLFGIALYLCLIIVSFIITLLLKVINFI
- the map gene encoding type I methionyl aminopeptidase; protein product: MIRIKTPEQIELMRESALIVSKTLGILAKEVKPGVTTLQLDKIAETFIRDHGATPAFLGMYGFPNSLCMSPNAQVVHGIPNNIPLQEGDIISIDCGALKNGFYGDHAYTFEVGEVDAASKKLLKITKESLYVGIRQFKAGNRVGDVGFAIQQYCENHGYGVVRELVGHGLGQKMHEDPEMPNYGKRGKGKLFQEGMVVAIEPMINLGTHRIKQLKDGWTILTADGKPSAHFEHDVAIVNGKPELLSTFAYIYEALGISSNEEDEFRQVPLVI